The following are encoded in a window of Phragmites australis chromosome 22, lpPhrAust1.1, whole genome shotgun sequence genomic DNA:
- the LOC133904497 gene encoding uncharacterized protein LOC133904497 has translation MTTTRGCLRWPAAGRSRCIERRSGGTSGGGGDRRGCGHREEAVVEEAAAREEVVAEEEASGGGDGLGGSGRGGGDRGGGSQGGGSAVGEELSGRGGVVGEEAAVGEDAAVGEERRSGMRSVRRRRSGLKW, from the coding sequence ATGACTACGACGAGGGGGTGCCTTCGGTGGCCAGCTGCGGGGAGGAGTCGGTGCATCGAGAGGAGGAGCGGTGGcacgtcgggaggaggcggcgatcgGAGAGGATGCGGCCATAGGGAGGAGGCAGTAGTCGAGGAGGCAGCGGCtagggaggaggtggtggccgaggaggaggcatcGGGAGGAGGTGATGGCTTGGGAGGCAGCGGTCGAGGAGGCGGCGATCGAGGAGGCGGCAGCCAAGGAGGAGGCAGCGCGGTTGGGGAGGAGTTGTCTGGAAGAGGCGGtgtggtcggggaggaggcggcagtcgGGGAGGATGCAGCCGTTGGGGAGGAGCGTCGCTCGGGGATGAGGagtgtcaggaggaggaggagcgggctgAAATGGTGA